The Halichoerus grypus chromosome 15, mHalGry1.hap1.1, whole genome shotgun sequence genome includes a window with the following:
- the CENPBD1 gene encoding tigger transposable element-derived protein 1 produces the protein MPGKRSLNAAVFPSAKRERKAITLDIKLEVLRRFEVGEKLSQIAKALGLAVSTVATIRDNKEKIKANSQIATPLRASRLTRHRSAVMETMERLLHVWLEDQSQRNVPLSVTIIQEKAKSLFDDLQRERGGSSQTEKFSASKGWFVRFKERHRLPHFKMNSTAPGNKDVYPEVLRGIIEEGEYTPQQVFNVDETGLYWKRMPEGMFISVEEQAEPGFKSSKDRLMLLLGGNAAGDFKLKPLLVYHLENPKALQGYSKPNLPVIWRSNKKAWATRSIFQEWFTYFFCPAVEKYCAQNHLTNKALLILDGAPCHPVNLSDLSDNVRVEYLHDGTADSVQPMGQGITSTFKAHYVRRTFEHILEATDGEDTAMIREFWRNYSIMDAVDNIAVAWEELRPETMNSVWKKIWPECVQFQSVSQTDNIAQLQQNIVTLAKNVAFEEVVEADVDQLLRSHEEDLSNEELMQLEQEPAGEQESEDAPPALRQLTTGELSAAFSHFEAGLQVLTSNSPDDEWKLQVSRAINDAINCYRELYKEKKRRSEQLS, from the coding sequence ATGCCTGGGAAGAGGTCCCTGAATGCAGCAGTCTTCCCAAGTGCCAAAAGGGAACGGAAAGCAATTACCCTCGACATAAAATTGGAAGTGTTAAGACGATTTGAAGTGGGTGAAAAGCTCAGCCAGATCGCAAAAGCCTTAGGCCTCGCTGTTTCTACAGTGGCTACAATCCgagataataaagaaaaaatcaaagcaaattcACAAATAGCTACTCCCTTGAGAGCCTCCCGGTTGACTCGCCATCGGAGTGCAGTCATGGAGACCATGGAGCGCCTGCTGCATGTGTGGCTTGAAGACCAGAGCCAGCGAAACGTGCCCCTGAGTGTCACCATTATTCAGGAGAAGGCTAAGAGTTTGTTTGATGACCTACAGCGTGAAAGAGGCGGAAGCTCTCAAACAGAAAAGTTTAGTGCAAGTAAAGGGTGGTTTGTGAGATTCAAGGAGCGCCATCGTTTGCCCCACTTCAAGATGAACAGCACAGCTCCTGGAAACAAGGATGTATATCCAGAAGTGCTGAGAGGCATCATTGAAGAAGGTGAGTACACCCCTCAGCAAGTTTTTAATGTAGATGAGACAGGGCTTTATTGGAAGAGAATGCCTGAAGGAATGTTTATTTCTGTGGAAGAGCAAGCTGAGCCAGGCTTTAAATCTTCCAAAGATCGCTTGATGCTGCTTCTTGGTGGTAATGCAGCTGgggactttaagttgaagccctTACTGGTGTACCACTTGGAAAATCCCAAGGCTCTGCAAGGGTACTCCAAGCCCAATTTGCCTGTGATTTGGCGCTCAAACAAAAAGGCATGGGCAACCAGGAGCATCTTTCAGGAATGGTTCACGTACTTCTTTTGCCCTGCCGTTGAAAAATACTGTGCCCAAAATCATCTCACCAACAAAGCGTTGCTCATCCTAGACGGTGCACCATGCCACCCAGTAAATCTGAGTGATCTGTCTGATAATGTCAGAGTGGAATATCTTCACGATGGTACAGCTGACTCAGTCCAGCCCATGGGTCAAGGCATAACCTCTACCTTCAAAGCTCATTACGTGAGAAGAACTTTTGAGCACATCCTAGAAGCAACAGATGGAGAGGATACAGCCATGATCAGGGAGTTTTGGAGAAACTACAGCATCATGGATGCTGTAGACAACATTGCGGTAGCTTGGGAGGAGCTCAGACCAGAAACAATGAACAGTGTGTGGAAGAAGATTTGGCCAGAGTGTGTTCAGTTCCAGAGTGTTTCCCAAACAGATAACATTGCACAGCTTCAACAAAATATTGTGACCCTTGCCAAGAATGTGGCTTTTGAAGAGGTTGTAGAAGCTGATGTGGACCAGTTGCTGAGGTCCCACGAGGAAGATCTCTCAAATGAGGAGCTGATGCAGCTGGAACAGGAGCCTGCAGGAGAGCAGGAGAGTGAAGATGCTCCACCTGCCCTGCGCCAGTTAACCACAGGAGAGCTGTCAGCAGCCTTCTCACACTTCGAGGCAGGCTTGCAAGTCCTTACCAGTAACAGCCCTGATGACGAGTGGAAACTGCAAGTTTCAAGAGCAATCAATGATGCAATAAACTGCTACAGGGAACTGTACAAGGAGAAAAAGCGACGCTCAGAGCAACTCTCTTAG